From Parcubacteria group bacterium, a single genomic window includes:
- a CDS encoding MBL fold metallo-hydrolase, whose amino-acid sequence MTISWYGEACFLLESGGIRILIEPPQKESGINPPRLKSDVLVYSRPKGAPPEASLAKGGRLASSNEAAKPRAERVAFSDPESGAFIIESPGEYEVKGANILGIADPAAAGQANIIYSIEMDEIKIAHLGFANKKFNSEKLAELDDPDIVLAPVGGGDILDAEGAMNVINQLEPSIAIPMLYDIKGLKTKKAPLSMFLKESEAKESPQPKLIIKKKDLVEEETKIIILSPYGGSPAGREQS is encoded by the coding sequence ATGACAATTTCTTGGTATGGAGAGGCCTGCTTTTTACTTGAAAGCGGGGGCATAAGAATCTTAATCGAACCGCCGCAAAAAGAATCCGGAATTAATCCACCTCGCTTAAAAAGCGATGTTTTGGTTTATTCCCGCCCCAAAGGGGCGCCGCCGGAGGCGAGCCTCGCCAAGGGCGGGAGGCTCGCCTCATCAAATGAGGCGGCGAAACCTCGCGCCGAGAGAGTGGCTTTTTCCGACCCAGAATCAGGAGCGTTTATAATCGAATCGCCGGGCGAATACGAAGTTAAGGGCGCCAATATCCTAGGGATTGCCGACCCCGCAGCTGCGGGGCAAGCAAATATTATATATAGCATTGAAATGGACGAAATAAAAATCGCCCATCTCGGTTTTGCGAATAAAAAATTTAATAGTGAAAAATTAGCAGAGCTTGACGATCCGGACATTGTTCTCGCGCCTGTTGGCGGAGGCGACATTTTGGACGCCGAAGGAGCAATGAACGTTATAAACCAGCTGGAACCGAGCATTGCCATTCCAATGCTCTATGATATAAAGGGATTGAAAACCAAAAAAGCCCCTCTTTCCATGTTTCTTAAAGAAAGCGAGGCGAAAGAATCTCCCCAGCCAAAATTAATAATTAAGAAAAAGGACTTGGTCGAGGAAGAAACAAAAATTATAATTTTATCCCCCTACGGGGGATCTCCCGCAGGGAGAGAACAATCATAA